One window of the Lasioglossum baleicum chromosome 8, iyLasBale1, whole genome shotgun sequence genome contains the following:
- the LOC143211343 gene encoding zinc finger BED domain-containing protein 5-like translates to MSGHQAGLQALVEKKAPHAIWTHCMLHRAAFVSRHMSEELNNIFTKVMKIINYIKNSPLRARLFAKLCVDMGANYTSLLYYYEVRWLSRAKVIQRVLQFKEEIATFLEENHHEEAHLWTNDNVIVKLAYLVEIFGKLSGLNKSMQGLHMHPLVQKDKVKAFIKKLELWKLNLQKNEFEMFSLSKDFWDTANIEASKNLFIEHLDGSVLHF, encoded by the coding sequence ATGTCTGGACACCAAGCAGGTCTTCAAGCATTGGTCGAAAAGAAAGCACCACATGCTATCTGGACGCACTGTATGCTTCACAGAGCAGCTTTTGTGTCAAGACATATGAGCGAGgaactgaacaacatttttacgaaagttatgaaaattataaactACATTAAGAACAGTCCTTTGAGAGCTAGGCTGTTTGCAAAGCTGTGTGTTGATATGGGAGCTAATTACACCTCACTTCTGTATTATTACGAAGTTCGCTGGCTATCTCGTGCAAAAGTGATTCAAAGGGTGCTTCAGTTCAAAGAAGAAATAGCAACCTTTCTCGAAGAAAACCACCATGAAGAGGCACATTTGTGGACGAACGATAATGTTATTGTTAAACTTGCCTATttggttgaaatttttggaaaattgagtggtttaaataaatcaatgcAGGGATTACACATGCATCCCCTTGTTCAAAAAGACAAAGTaaaagctttcattaaaaagctggagttatggaaattaaatttacaaaagaatgagtttgaaatgttttcactttcaaaagatttctgggacacagccaatattgaagcgagcaaaaatctttttatcgaacACTTGGATGGTTCAGTGctgcatttttaa